One genomic window of uncultured Erythrobacter sp. includes the following:
- the dapD gene encoding 2,3,4,5-tetrahydropyridine-2,6-dicarboxylate N-succinyltransferase codes for MTDTLIAEIEAAWETRGEITPGSEVRHAVSDALALLDNGEARVAEPDGSGGWRVNQWLKKAVLLSFRLKDNRVMENASGGAPAFDKVSTKFAGWGDNRFREAGFRVVPGAVVRRGSFIGKDAVLMPSFVNIGAYVGEGTMVDTWATVGSCAQIGKNVHISGGAGIGGVLEPLQAEPVIIGDGAFIGARSEVAEGVRVGEGAVLSMGVYLGASTKIVDRATGEVHMGEVPPYAVVVPGSLPGKPLPDGTPGPSLYCAVIVKTVDAQTRSKTGINDLLRD; via the coding sequence ATGACCGACACCCTTATCGCCGAAATCGAAGCCGCTTGGGAAACACGAGGTGAGATCACGCCGGGCAGCGAAGTTCGTCATGCCGTCAGCGACGCGCTGGCACTGCTCGACAATGGCGAAGCGCGCGTTGCCGAGCCCGATGGGAGCGGCGGTTGGCGTGTCAATCAGTGGCTGAAGAAAGCGGTGCTGCTGTCATTCCGGCTCAAAGACAACCGGGTGATGGAGAACGCATCGGGCGGCGCACCGGCTTTCGATAAGGTATCGACGAAATTTGCCGGATGGGGTGATAATCGTTTCAGAGAAGCTGGCTTTCGCGTGGTGCCCGGTGCCGTGGTGAGGCGCGGCAGCTTTATCGGCAAAGACGCTGTGTTGATGCCGAGCTTCGTCAATATCGGCGCCTATGTCGGTGAGGGCACCATGGTCGACACTTGGGCAACTGTCGGCTCGTGCGCGCAGATTGGCAAAAACGTCCACATTTCGGGCGGTGCCGGGATCGGCGGCGTGCTCGAACCTTTGCAGGCGGAGCCGGTGATCATTGGCGATGGTGCGTTCATCGGAGCGCGCAGCGAAGTCGCCGAAGGCGTGCGCGTGGGCGAAGGCGCCGTGCTTTCGATGGGCGTTTACCTCGGAGCGTCGACCAAGATCGTCGATCGCGCGACAGGCGAAGTCCACATGGGCGAAGTGCCGCCCTACGCTGTGGTTGTGCCCGGATCGCTGCCGGGCAAGCCACTACCCGACGGGACACCTGGGCCGTCGCTCTATTGCGCAGTGATCGTGAAAACCGTCGATGCTCAAACGCGGTCCAAGACTGGCATTAACGACCTGCTGCGCGATTGA
- a CDS encoding GFA family protein, with amino-acid sequence MEQTGGCLCGAVRYTVAAEPLMCVTCHCKNCQRQAGTALSVIVGVPEDAVSFTGELKTYNDTGDSGATVRRQFCPECGSPVFTLVDEPKGVMFVKAGTLDDTSNLKPAFHCYTKSKQDWIGLGDIPGFETVPDGL; translated from the coding sequence ATGGAACAAACAGGTGGATGTCTTTGCGGAGCAGTGCGCTACACGGTGGCAGCTGAGCCGCTGATGTGCGTGACGTGCCATTGCAAGAACTGCCAGCGACAGGCCGGCACTGCGCTTTCCGTCATCGTGGGCGTTCCAGAAGATGCGGTGAGCTTCACGGGAGAGCTCAAAACGTACAACGACACCGGTGATAGCGGCGCGACTGTTCGGCGGCAGTTCTGTCCCGAATGTGGATCGCCGGTCTTCACATTGGTCGATGAGCCAAAAGGTGTCATGTTTGTGAAGGCAGGCACGCTCGACGACACGTCAAACCTGAAGCCGGCATTCCATTGCTATACCAAGAGCAAGCAGGACTGGATCGGGTTGGGCGACATCCCCGGATTTGAAACTGTGCCCGACGGGCTTTGA
- a CDS encoding S41 family peptidase: MKIGRTTLSATLALALVACGGGGGGSNAPPTQGGPTPTPTPTTAACAISEQIDFADRVLDEWYLFPNLLDNSANAASFSDVQSFLDARVAPARAQSFDKGFTFATSIQAENDLINSGASAGFGIRLAYDTVNNRVFLLEAFENANGFAAGMDRGTELLAIGTSSANLQTISSLMASGGPQAVVNALGPSNAGVSRVIRFAQLGGNVIETTVTKTDFALDPISDRYGTLILDDGGKKVGYLNLRTFIVSDAADQLRAAFGEFGREGVTELILDLRYNGGGLVSVADTMGDLMGQGRVGQLWSETVLRASKSSENSSELFENEVNAIQPTKIAVIGTRSTASASELVTNSMIPYVGNGMALIGSNTSGKPVGQFGFDLAACDLRVRAVTFQTLNADGNGEYFTGLASVMPNTCRADDDITKAFGDPTEDSIRVALDFLGGRTCAAPISGGAGQTAQSVGGREVLQPTRPNAAQYEIPGLY; this comes from the coding sequence ATGAAAATCGGCCGCACAACGCTTTCTGCAACCCTTGCCCTTGCGCTTGTCGCATGTGGAGGTGGTGGTGGAGGATCCAATGCACCTCCCACGCAAGGCGGCCCGACCCCAACTCCAACCCCGACCACCGCAGCCTGCGCAATCTCGGAACAGATCGACTTTGCGGATCGCGTGCTGGACGAATGGTATCTATTTCCAAACCTGCTCGACAATTCGGCCAATGCCGCAAGCTTCAGTGATGTTCAGTCATTCCTGGATGCTCGTGTTGCGCCAGCTCGCGCGCAATCCTTTGACAAGGGTTTCACCTTTGCGACCTCGATCCAGGCCGAAAACGATCTGATCAATTCAGGGGCGAGCGCCGGCTTCGGCATTCGTCTGGCCTATGACACGGTCAATAATAGAGTTTTCCTGCTCGAAGCATTCGAGAACGCCAATGGCTTTGCCGCCGGGATGGACCGCGGCACGGAATTGCTCGCGATCGGAACCTCCAGCGCGAATCTGCAGACGATTAGCTCGCTGATGGCGTCAGGCGGACCTCAGGCGGTCGTGAACGCGCTGGGCCCGTCGAATGCCGGTGTTTCGCGCGTGATCCGCTTCGCGCAGCTTGGCGGCAATGTGATCGAGACCACAGTTACCAAGACCGATTTCGCGCTCGATCCGATATCGGACCGCTATGGTACCTTGATCCTCGACGACGGCGGCAAGAAAGTCGGCTACCTCAATCTGCGCACATTCATTGTCTCCGACGCAGCCGATCAGCTTCGCGCTGCCTTCGGTGAGTTCGGACGCGAAGGTGTCACCGAGTTGATCCTCGATCTGCGCTACAATGGCGGCGGATTGGTAAGCGTTGCGGACACGATGGGCGATCTGATGGGACAGGGCCGTGTCGGTCAGTTGTGGAGCGAGACTGTGCTGCGCGCGTCGAAGTCATCGGAGAACTCTTCCGAGCTGTTCGAAAACGAAGTCAACGCGATTCAACCGACCAAGATCGCAGTGATCGGCACGCGCAGCACAGCTTCGGCTAGCGAGCTCGTGACCAATTCAATGATACCCTATGTCGGCAACGGCATGGCTCTGATCGGTTCGAACACGTCGGGCAAGCCTGTCGGCCAGTTCGGATTCGACCTCGCCGCCTGCGATCTGCGCGTGCGCGCAGTGACCTTCCAGACGCTGAACGCTGACGGCAACGGCGAGTACTTCACGGGCCTTGCCAGCGTGATGCCAAATACGTGCCGTGCCGACGACGACATCACGAAAGCGTTCGGCGATCCGACTGAGGATTCCATCCGGGTCGCGCTCGACTTCCTTGGTGGGCGGACATGCGCCGCTCCGATTAGTGGCGGTGCGGGCCAAACGGCGCAAAGCGTCGGCGGGCGCGAGGTTCTCCAACCGACGCGTCCTAACGCGGCGCAGTACGAGATCCCCGGATTGTACTAA
- a CDS encoding DUF3253 domain-containing protein, whose product MTSDAESAIIELLDQRGAGKTICPSEAARSLAHGSGNWREHMDGVHKAVDTMVEAGSITLSRKGKATSRRRGPYRIARRQPT is encoded by the coding sequence ATGACATCTGACGCCGAAAGCGCGATCATCGAATTGCTCGATCAGCGCGGGGCAGGAAAGACGATCTGTCCGAGCGAAGCGGCACGGAGCTTAGCTCACGGCAGTGGCAACTGGCGCGAGCATATGGATGGGGTCCACAAAGCTGTCGACACGATGGTCGAAGCCGGGTCGATTACCCTATCGCGGAAAGGAAAAGCGACCAGCCGGCGGCGCGGGCCATATCGCATCGCGCGCCGCCAGCCGACCTGA
- a CDS encoding cupin domain-containing protein, whose amino-acid sequence MKQTDSARALIEQLELAPHPEGGWYRETWRSDEEASGRAKGTAILFLLTSDQRSHWHRVDADELWFWQSGDPLDLLIADDDAGPVKSITLGRDVTSGQSLQGLVPTGAWQAAEPSPPSEKAAGYTLVSCVVVPGFEFAGFELAAPGWSPGA is encoded by the coding sequence GTGAAACAGACCGATAGCGCGCGCGCACTGATCGAACAATTGGAACTCGCACCTCATCCTGAAGGCGGATGGTATCGGGAGACGTGGCGCAGCGATGAAGAGGCGTCTGGCCGGGCGAAGGGTACCGCGATCCTGTTCTTGCTGACGTCAGATCAGCGATCGCACTGGCACCGGGTTGATGCGGATGAACTATGGTTCTGGCAGAGCGGCGATCCGCTCGATTTGTTGATTGCCGATGACGATGCCGGACCCGTCAAGAGCATCACCCTTGGCAGAGATGTCACGTCAGGTCAGAGTTTGCAGGGCCTCGTTCCGACCGGAGCTTGGCAAGCAGCCGAGCCATCCCCGCCAAGCGAAAAGGCCGCCGGCTACACACTCGTTTCCTGCGTGGTGGTACCTGGCTTTGAATTCGCTGGGTTCGAGCTTGCTGCGCCGGGCTGGAGCCCGGGCGCGTGA
- a CDS encoding SWIB/MDM2 domain-containing protein translates to MAGKTNALQKPVQLSGELEAVIGKGPMTRAQVTSKVWEYIKANSLQDSKDKRQINPDAKLGAVIGKDQISMFKMTAAVSKHLT, encoded by the coding sequence ATGGCTGGAAAAACCAACGCACTGCAGAAACCGGTGCAACTTTCGGGTGAACTCGAAGCAGTGATCGGCAAAGGTCCGATGACTCGCGCTCAGGTGACCTCAAAGGTCTGGGAATACATCAAGGCGAACAGCCTTCAGGACAGCAAAGACAAGCGTCAGATCAATCCTGATGCGAAGCTTGGCGCGGTGATCGGCAAGGACCAGATCTCCATGTTCAAGATGACTGCTGCTGTTTCAAAGCACCTCACCTAA
- a CDS encoding dipeptidase, whose translation MQRFATSLVAIAACLATPLAAQSVEEDIAPVVETDPAVITATAALEAAPIFDGHNDVPIQLRARFDNQINDFDFFDTTGTGETHPEGRVMHTDIPRLAEGKVGAQYWSVYVPVSLSEPEAVQMTVEQIDVMKRLIARYPGSLRYAETADEVERAMANGEVASLLGMEGGHSIGSSLAVLRQMYALGARYMTITHSKNTPWADSATDTPEHDGLTDFGKDVIREMNRIGMLVDLSHVSEAAMMDTLDVAQAPVIFSHSGARAINGHARNVPDSVLQRLPENGGIVMVVALPGFLNDERRQWYAEREALEAKQKSLFQGQPDVVKAAMDAWDAENPEPQTMVSHMADHIDHIRENAGVESIGIGADFDGMPTGPVGFEDTSGYPALFEELARRGYSQVELELISSRNAIRVLRQAEQYAASVTSQPPIESLIPTGDGE comes from the coding sequence ATGCAACGTTTCGCCACTTCGCTTGTCGCCATCGCCGCCTGTCTGGCCACTCCGTTAGCCGCGCAAAGCGTGGAGGAAGACATCGCCCCAGTGGTTGAGACCGACCCAGCGGTGATCACGGCGACCGCAGCACTTGAAGCGGCTCCCATATTCGACGGCCACAACGACGTGCCGATCCAGCTGCGCGCGCGATTTGACAACCAGATTAACGACTTCGATTTCTTCGACACGACCGGTACCGGCGAAACCCATCCGGAAGGCCGCGTGATGCATACCGACATTCCGCGCCTCGCCGAAGGGAAAGTGGGCGCGCAATATTGGTCGGTCTACGTGCCCGTCAGCCTTAGCGAGCCGGAGGCGGTGCAGATGACGGTGGAGCAGATCGACGTGATGAAGCGCTTGATTGCGCGCTATCCGGGCAGCCTGCGCTACGCCGAGACCGCCGATGAGGTTGAGCGCGCGATGGCGAATGGCGAGGTCGCATCGTTGCTCGGTATGGAAGGTGGCCACTCGATCGGATCAAGCCTCGCGGTGCTGCGCCAGATGTACGCACTGGGCGCGCGTTACATGACGATTACGCATTCGAAGAACACACCTTGGGCCGATAGCGCGACCGATACGCCCGAGCACGATGGTCTGACCGATTTCGGCAAGGATGTGATCCGCGAAATGAACCGCATCGGCATGCTGGTCGACCTAAGCCATGTCAGTGAAGCGGCCATGATGGACACGCTGGATGTTGCGCAGGCTCCGGTTATTTTCAGCCACTCGGGCGCGCGCGCGATCAATGGCCATGCGCGCAATGTACCCGACAGCGTGCTCCAGCGCCTGCCCGAAAATGGCGGGATCGTGATGGTCGTGGCGCTACCCGGCTTCCTGAATGACGAGCGCCGGCAGTGGTATGCCGAGCGGGAAGCGCTTGAGGCCAAGCAGAAATCGCTGTTTCAAGGGCAGCCGGATGTCGTGAAGGCGGCGATGGATGCTTGGGACGCTGAAAACCCCGAACCACAAACCATGGTCAGCCACATGGCCGACCACATCGATCATATTCGCGAGAATGCTGGTGTGGAATCCATCGGGATTGGCGCCGATTTCGATGGTATGCCGACTGGCCCCGTCGGTTTCGAAGACACCAGCGGCTATCCTGCGCTGTTCGAAGAACTCGCCCGGCGTGGCTACTCGCAAGTCGAGTTGGAACTGATCTCCAGCCGCAACGCAATTCGCGTGCTGCGTCAGGCCGAACAATACGCCGCTAGCGTCACCAGTCAGCCGCCGATTGAGTCTTTGATCCCAACCGGCGACGGAGAGTGA
- a CDS encoding fasciclin domain-containing protein, which yields MNTLKLSVVSAIALSLAACGGEATDDTTADETAIAEEATADGTIVEVAQGDETFSTLVAAVTAAGLGDTLSGEGPFTVFAPTNDAFGKIDEATLTELTTNDTETLGAILQYHVVAGSIDAGTLTAAIEEAGEGGYTVTTVGGGTFTASAVDGAVVLTDAAGNTSTVTATDVEASNGLVHVIDTVLMPQ from the coding sequence ATGAACACCCTCAAACTCTCAGTTGTCTCGGCCATCGCGCTTTCGCTTGCTGCATGCGGCGGCGAAGCGACCGATGACACCACCGCCGATGAAACCGCAATTGCCGAAGAAGCGACCGCAGACGGCACAATTGTCGAAGTCGCACAGGGCGACGAAACCTTCTCTACCCTCGTTGCTGCCGTGACCGCAGCTGGCCTCGGTGACACACTGTCGGGCGAAGGTCCGTTCACCGTCTTCGCGCCGACCAATGATGCGTTTGGCAAGATTGACGAAGCGACGCTGACCGAGCTGACCACCAATGACACCGAAACGCTTGGTGCGATTCTGCAGTACCACGTCGTCGCAGGCTCAATCGACGCCGGCACACTTACCGCAGCGATCGAAGAAGCTGGTGAAGGTGGCTACACGGTGACAACCGTTGGCGGCGGAACCTTCACTGCATCCGCGGTCGACGGCGCAGTTGTACTGACCGACGCAGCCGGCAACACCTCGACCGTGACCGCCACCGATGTCGAAGCGTCGAACGGTTTGGTCCACGTGATCGACACGGTTCTGATGCCGCAGTAA
- a CDS encoding response regulator — translation MADKLTILLLEDEPLILMDLEFAAEDQGYTVHSTTTCEAALDLLADCGDAIDVAVLDVSLGQGHTCFPVAQELDRRKIPYVLHSGDLDRHNERIRQLHAQLIAKPAAAEYVISTAVVASAGPGSPGAGLSAD, via the coding sequence ATGGCGGACAAGCTTACCATCCTCTTGCTCGAAGATGAGCCGCTGATCCTGATGGATCTTGAGTTTGCGGCTGAGGATCAGGGTTACACCGTGCATTCGACAACGACATGCGAGGCGGCGCTCGATCTGCTTGCGGACTGCGGCGATGCCATCGATGTCGCGGTGCTCGATGTGTCACTGGGACAAGGGCATACGTGTTTTCCGGTCGCCCAAGAATTGGATCGCCGGAAAATCCCATACGTGCTACATTCCGGTGATCTCGACAGACACAATGAACGCATTCGTCAGCTGCACGCTCAGCTGATCGCCAAGCCCGCCGCTGCCGAATACGTCATTTCGACCGCTGTTGTCGCATCGGCTGGTCCGGGATCGCCAGGCGCTGGACTGTCTGCCGACTGA
- a CDS encoding DoxX family protein, producing MIKSGLRILLAAFYAFAGYAHIVRPEPFLTITPDWVPYPEAVIFWTGIAEVAGAIALVQPFSMKLRQAGGVGLALYALCVWPANINHFAIDMAREDGGLGLVYHVPRMIAQPLLIWLALWVGGVIKKP from the coding sequence GTGATCAAATCCGGTTTGCGGATATTGCTGGCGGCATTCTACGCCTTCGCAGGGTATGCGCATATTGTGAGGCCGGAGCCGTTCCTGACGATCACACCCGACTGGGTGCCCTATCCTGAGGCGGTGATCTTTTGGACCGGCATTGCAGAGGTTGCCGGTGCTATTGCTCTCGTACAACCGTTCTCAATGAAGCTGCGTCAAGCCGGAGGCGTGGGTCTCGCCCTCTATGCGCTGTGTGTCTGGCCGGCGAACATCAATCATTTCGCGATAGATATGGCGCGCGAGGATGGCGGGTTGGGCCTCGTCTATCATGTGCCGCGCATGATCGCTCAGCCACTGTTGATCTGGCTCGCGCTATGGGTTGGTGGCGTGATCAAAAAGCCATGA
- a CDS encoding YbhB/YbcL family Raf kinase inhibitor-like protein, with protein sequence MPELPDWLSSKLPAAARHGGLAIASLGDARSFGRGGFALSSPAFDSGEELDPCFTAKEEDAVAPPLEWTAPPPGAQELIVIVEDATTAGDEPQCHWLVWGLAGQRGKLLEGEVPPRTGKNAQGNSEWLLPDPPEGETRHYVFQIFATDLPLTLMPGASRADLIKTLEGNVMGCAVLTAPFTGTAGDDEAWDDEDLD encoded by the coding sequence ATGCCTGAACTGCCCGATTGGCTCTCTTCGAAGCTGCCCGCAGCCGCGCGCCACGGAGGCCTCGCGATTGCGAGCCTTGGTGATGCGCGCTCGTTTGGGCGCGGAGGCTTTGCTTTAAGCAGCCCTGCGTTCGATAGCGGCGAAGAACTCGATCCGTGCTTTACCGCGAAAGAAGAAGACGCTGTCGCGCCGCCGCTGGAATGGACGGCACCGCCGCCTGGCGCGCAGGAGCTGATCGTAATTGTCGAGGACGCGACGACCGCTGGTGATGAGCCGCAGTGCCATTGGCTGGTATGGGGCCTCGCCGGACAGCGCGGTAAGCTCCTCGAAGGAGAAGTCCCGCCGCGCACGGGTAAGAATGCTCAAGGCAACTCGGAATGGCTTTTGCCCGATCCGCCCGAAGGCGAAACGCGGCACTATGTGTTTCAGATTTTTGCAACCGACCTTCCACTCACTCTCATGCCGGGCGCAAGCCGGGCCGATCTCATCAAGACACTCGAAGGCAATGTCATGGGCTGCGCGGTACTAACCGCTCCGTTCACCGGCACGGCTGGTGATGATGAGGCATGGGATGACGAAGATCTCGACTAA
- a CDS encoding PAS domain-containing protein, translated as MNTDDENDRRRSDQASLRFDDAPDRFRAGNTSDQFSGASGVLFEQAMAQTRMAITLCDPHKPDLPIVFANRAFRRLTGYSEEETLGRNCRFLQGPKTDPEPVARIREAIANEDVVVVEMLNYRKNGTTFWNALHLGPIYNDKGELVYFFGSQWDVSDVRAARAEERHAKEMARELSHRMKNMFAVISGIVNVTGRVRGIQGEAGEINSRIQALGRAYETTLDDASSGSIEIGEAIKAVLLPYDRDEERLIFKGENVRMPFTAISIVGLILHELAANATKHGAWANENGKIVVDWQTTDDESALVITWAEEGGPRVDPDAIMAGTGTAIVDRLLAAGQGSIDRQWNGNGLTATISLPTRKE; from the coding sequence GTGAATACCGACGACGAGAATGACCGGAGGAGGTCCGACCAGGCCTCCTTGCGGTTCGACGATGCACCCGATCGCTTTCGAGCGGGCAATACGAGTGACCAGTTTTCTGGCGCTTCAGGTGTCCTGTTTGAACAGGCGATGGCGCAAACGCGCATGGCGATCACGCTGTGCGACCCGCATAAACCCGATCTGCCCATTGTCTTTGCGAACCGCGCGTTTCGGCGGCTGACCGGCTATTCCGAGGAAGAAACCCTGGGCCGCAACTGCCGGTTCCTTCAAGGCCCGAAGACCGATCCGGAGCCGGTGGCGCGCATTCGCGAGGCGATCGCCAACGAAGACGTCGTGGTGGTTGAGATGCTGAACTACCGCAAGAACGGCACGACGTTCTGGAACGCGCTGCACCTTGGTCCGATCTACAATGACAAAGGCGAACTCGTTTACTTCTTCGGAAGTCAGTGGGACGTGTCCGACGTCCGCGCCGCGCGAGCCGAAGAGCGCCACGCCAAAGAGATGGCGCGTGAGCTTTCGCACCGCATGAAAAATATGTTCGCGGTGATATCTGGCATCGTCAATGTGACGGGCCGGGTTCGCGGCATTCAAGGCGAGGCGGGTGAGATCAATTCGCGCATTCAGGCCTTGGGCCGCGCTTATGAGACCACACTCGACGACGCTTCAAGCGGCAGCATCGAAATCGGCGAAGCGATCAAGGCGGTGTTGCTGCCGTATGACCGCGATGAGGAGCGCCTGATCTTCAAAGGCGAGAACGTGCGCATGCCGTTCACTGCCATCTCGATCGTAGGCCTGATCCTGCACGAACTGGCCGCGAATGCGACCAAACACGGCGCGTGGGCGAACGAAAACGGCAAAATCGTGGTCGATTGGCAGACCACGGACGATGAATCTGCCTTGGTCATAACATGGGCCGAAGAAGGAGGGCCACGTGTCGATCCCGATGCGATCATGGCTGGAACAGGTACGGCAATCGTCGACCGGCTCCTCGCAGCCGGGCAAGGCTCGATTGATCGTCAGTGGAATGGAAACGGCCTGACAGCGACAATCTCGCTGCCGACGCGAAAAGAGTGA
- a CDS encoding S8 family peptidase, whose protein sequence is MPKTPTLHSQKVVPVANDPRAPITWKVVAASVACAALTACGGGGGGVNPGPIAAPPPPPPPPPPPPPPPPPPPTNFDTAEFRRSDGPEFHGADAAWTENFTGDGEIIAVVDTGIDSDSPEFAGRVHPNSADVAGNRGIDPEDDHGTNVALVAAAARNDDGVLGIAFDAQILSARADQPGSCGADTPQDATLGCVFADSDIAAGVDLAVNNGATVVNLSLGGGAASQVLLNAIGRAANAGIVVVVAAGNGGDGSEPGIDPDQPDPFASSILQAGNGNVIIVGSVDANGDASGFSNRAGNFAGSYISARGDRICCVYDNGEVFVETIGGDQFVTLFSGTSFAAPQVAGAVAILAQAFPNLTANEIVEILLDTARDAGTTGDDAVFGTGILDIAAAIAPQGTTTVAGTGTALALADDFALGSAAMGDALSGAQINTTVLDSYDRAYNVALGGNARNAAQLQRLRGAVERAGINRSVSGGGFAAAVTIGEGQRAAGLNWTGNLQLTPDEADGARVLAARVAARVAPDLQLGFAISQGAKGLVGQLQGADRPAFAIGPQAGSDAGFLDSSEIAFAARHTVGPWGLTVSAERGRAWLGDRRRAGDVVFGLRERRPTSSFSLAADRAFGGLDTVLSATWLTEDNTLLGAHFNSAFGLQGADTLFVDAQAAHSFARNWRISAALRGGLTRPRGGSLIGDGSQLFSEAWSLDLTKRSTFASGDSIGLRLSQPLRVSGGTLALDLPVAYDYATESPIIGRQTLSLSPEGREIMGELAWGSPLLFGYANASFFYRHQPGHFANAPADTGVLVGFNASF, encoded by the coding sequence ATGCCCAAAACCCCCACGCTGCATTCCCAGAAGGTTGTTCCCGTCGCGAATGATCCGCGCGCTCCTATCACCTGGAAGGTGGTTGCGGCGAGCGTCGCGTGCGCTGCACTGACTGCGTGCGGGGGCGGGGGAGGCGGTGTGAATCCTGGTCCGATTGCGGCACCGCCACCTCCACCCCCGCCGCCCCCTCCGCCTCCGCCTCCACCACCTCCTCCGCCAACGAATTTCGACACTGCCGAGTTTCGTCGGTCCGATGGACCCGAATTTCACGGTGCCGATGCGGCATGGACGGAAAACTTCACTGGCGATGGCGAGATCATCGCGGTGGTCGACACCGGCATTGACAGCGACAGCCCCGAATTTGCGGGACGCGTCCACCCGAATTCTGCCGACGTCGCGGGCAATCGCGGGATTGATCCTGAAGACGATCACGGAACAAACGTCGCCCTCGTCGCGGCCGCCGCTCGCAATGATGACGGTGTGCTTGGCATCGCATTCGATGCGCAGATCCTATCGGCTCGGGCGGATCAACCGGGTTCGTGCGGTGCAGACACTCCGCAAGATGCCACGCTTGGGTGTGTGTTTGCAGATAGCGATATCGCTGCTGGTGTCGATTTGGCAGTCAACAACGGTGCCACAGTCGTCAATCTTAGTCTCGGCGGCGGCGCTGCCTCGCAAGTGTTGCTCAATGCGATTGGCCGTGCCGCGAATGCCGGGATTGTGGTTGTCGTGGCAGCAGGCAATGGCGGCGATGGATCGGAGCCCGGCATCGACCCTGATCAACCCGACCCGTTTGCTTCAAGCATCCTGCAGGCGGGCAATGGCAATGTCATAATCGTCGGCTCGGTCGACGCCAATGGCGACGCCTCCGGGTTCAGCAATCGCGCCGGAAACTTTGCTGGATCGTATATTTCGGCGCGCGGAGATCGCATTTGCTGCGTCTACGACAACGGCGAAGTGTTCGTTGAAACGATCGGCGGCGATCAATTTGTAACGTTGTTTTCCGGCACCAGTTTTGCCGCTCCGCAGGTGGCGGGGGCGGTCGCAATTCTGGCCCAGGCTTTTCCAAACCTGACGGCCAATGAAATCGTCGAGATCCTGCTCGATACGGCGCGCGATGCCGGGACGACTGGCGACGATGCGGTCTTCGGAACCGGTATTCTCGACATCGCCGCCGCCATTGCACCGCAGGGGACGACCACTGTGGCGGGTACTGGGACGGCACTGGCTCTGGCGGACGATTTTGCGCTCGGGTCTGCAGCGATGGGTGATGCTCTAAGCGGCGCGCAGATCAACACGACGGTGCTCGATAGCTATGACCGGGCCTACAATGTCGCGTTGGGCGGCAACGCCCGAAATGCAGCGCAGCTTCAGCGTTTGCGAGGCGCGGTTGAGCGGGCCGGGATCAACCGCTCGGTTTCAGGCGGCGGTTTCGCCGCCGCCGTAACGATAGGCGAGGGGCAGCGTGCTGCGGGGCTGAATTGGACCGGCAATCTGCAACTGACGCCCGATGAAGCTGATGGCGCACGCGTGTTGGCCGCCCGCGTTGCAGCGCGCGTGGCACCCGATTTACAGCTGGGCTTTGCGATTTCGCAGGGAGCGAAGGGGCTCGTCGGGCAACTGCAAGGCGCAGACCGACCTGCCTTCGCCATTGGGCCCCAAGCGGGCAGCGATGCTGGATTCCTCGACAGCAGCGAGATTGCCTTTGCAGCCCGGCACACGGTCGGCCCGTGGGGTCTGACAGTTTCAGCTGAGCGCGGACGCGCCTGGTTAGGGGACAGGCGCCGCGCGGGCGACGTTGTGTTTGGATTGCGTGAACGACGACCAACTTCGAGCTTCAGTTTGGCTGCGGACAGAGCGTTTGGCGGGCTGGACACAGTGCTGTCAGCGACGTGGTTGACCGAAGACAACACATTACTTGGCGCGCACTTCAACTCGGCGTTCGGGCTACAAGGGGCTGACACGCTTTTCGTCGACGCGCAGGCTGCGCATTCCTTCGCACGGAATTGGCGTATCAGCGCGGCCTTGCGAGGCGGACTGACCCGCCCGCGTGGTGGTTCACTGATAGGCGACGGGTCGCAATTGTTCAGTGAAGCATGGTCGCTAGACCTGACGAAGCGCAGCACATTCGCATCAGGCGACAGTATTGGCTTGCGCCTGAGTCAGCCCCTTCGTGTCAGCGGAGGTACGCTCGCCCTCGACTTGCCAGTGGCATACGATTACGCAACCGAAAGCCCGATCATCGGACGCCAGACCCTCTCGCTCTCGCCCGAGGGTCGCGAAATCATGGGCGAGCTGGCGTGGGGCTCGCCACTGCTATTCGGCTACGCAAATGCGAGCTTCTTCTACCGGCATCAACCGGGACACTTCGCCAACGCACCCGCCGATACGGGCGTGCTAGTCGGCTTCAACGCTTCGTTCTAG